The proteins below come from a single Athene noctua chromosome 6, bAthNoc1.hap1.1, whole genome shotgun sequence genomic window:
- the SLC35F4 gene encoding solute carrier family 35 member F4 isoform X7 has product MTWFSTNWNIMVFPIYYSGHLATTQEKQSPIKKFRECSRIFGEDGLTLKLFLKRTAPFSILWTLTNYLYLLALKKLTATDVSALFCCNKAFVFLLSWIVLKDRFMGARIVAAIMAITGIVMMAYADGFQGDSIIGVAYAVGSASTSALYKVLFKMFLGSANFGEAAHFVSTLGFFNLIFISVTPIILYFTKVEYWSPFSAVPWGYLCGVAGLWLAFNILVNVGVVLTYPILISIGTVLSVPGNAAVDLLKHKMIFSVVRLGATIIICIGFLLMLLPEEWDEITLRFINSLKEKKSEDHADDITDSSVHTRSRSRANGTVSIPLA; this is encoded by the exons TTTATTATTCTGGGCACCTTGCAACCACGCAGGAAAAGCAGTCTCCAATCAAAAAATTCAG GGAATGCAGTCGGATTTTTGGTGAAGATGGTCTGACGCTGAAACTCTTTCTTAAAAGGACTGCTCCCTTTTCTATTCTCTGGACTTTGACTAACTACCTGTATTTACTGGCTTTAAAGAAGCTGACAGCCACAGACGTCTCTGCCCTATTCTGTTGTAACAAAGCTTTTGTCTTCTTGCTTTCTTGGATTGTTCTGAAAGACAGGTTCATGGGAGCAAGG ATAGTTGCAGCAATAATGGCAATCACAGGAATCGTAATGATGGCATATGCAGATGGTTTCCAGGGTGATTCAATTATCGGGGTAGCATATGCTGTTGGATCAGCCTCTACATCTGCATTGTATAAG GTTTTGTTCAAAATGTTTCTTGGAAGTGCAAACTTTGGGGAAGCAGCTCATTTTGTTTCTACTCTGGGCTTCTTCAATTTAATTTTCATCTCTGTTACCCCGATCATACTATATTTTACAAAAGTGGAGTACTGGTCCCCCTTCTCTGCTGTGCCGTGGGGTTACCTGTGTGGAGTAGCTGGCCTCTGGTTAG ctttcaATATTCTGGTTAACGTTGGTGTTGTGCTTACATACCCCATCCTGATCTCTATCGGCACAGTGCTCAGCGTCCCTGGAAATGCAG CTGTGGATCTGTTGAAGCACAAAATGATCTTCAGCGTAGTGAGGTTGGGAGCCACCATCATCATTTGTATTGGGTTTCTGCTGATGCTGCTCCCTGAAGAGTGGGATGAAATAACCTTGAGGTTCATCAACAgcttgaaagagaagaaaagtgagGATCATGCCGACGACATCACAGACTCCAGCGTACACACAAGAAGCAGAAGTAGAGCTAACGGGACAGTATCTATACCACTAGCTTAG